A part of Cystobacter fuscus DSM 2262 genomic DNA contains:
- a CDS encoding molybdopterin-dependent oxidoreductase encodes MSPSASPSAVHFRTCNLCEAMCGLRIETAGGRVTSIRGDDEDPFSQGHICPKAVALQDLHEDPDRLRHPVRRTASGWQPLSWKEALDETAKRLHAVQQQHGRDAVGVYVGNPTVHNHGAMLLLPFLLKALRTRNKFSATSVDQLPHHIASYLMFGHQLLIPIPDIDRTRFMLILGANPLASNGSLMTAPGTRGRLKAIQQRGGKVVVVDPRRTETARIADEHLFIRPGTDALWLFSLLHVLLGAEPKLGRLADFTDGLAHVKELAREFTPERAAVHTGIPADTTRRLALELAASSSAVCYGRVGVSTQPFGALCQWLINVINVVTGNMDREGGAMFTLPAFDLIHGPRPLTAGRGSMGRFKSRVRGLAEFSGELPVSVLGEEILTPGEGQIRALVTSAGNPVVSTPNGRQLDQAFASLDFMVSIDPYINETTRHAHIILPPVTQLERGHFDLIFNTFAVRNTVKYSAPLFTPPPGALQDWEIFLELKHRLDSLRGEPLTRGELPYRALKALGPEGILDLGLRGGPYGMRLRPWRRGLSLASLKAAPHGVDLGPLEPCFPERLATRGRRLQLAPEPLVADVDRLRQAFPAAPPASASQDALLLIGRRHVRDNNSWMHNVPKLVSGKPRCTLMVHPEDARRLGLEEGQEALVTSRVGEVKAPVNVTDEVMPGVVSLPHGYGHARQGIQMQVAGAHAGVSINDVTDDQVLDAIGGNAAFSGIQVRVQPLQSMTTNVQPRQSAIE; translated from the coding sequence ATGAGCCCTTCTGCTTCCCCCTCCGCCGTCCACTTCCGCACGTGCAACCTGTGCGAGGCCATGTGCGGCCTGCGCATCGAGACCGCCGGGGGCCGAGTCACTTCCATCCGTGGAGATGACGAGGATCCCTTCAGCCAGGGCCACATCTGCCCCAAGGCCGTCGCGCTCCAGGATCTCCACGAGGATCCCGATCGGCTCCGGCACCCCGTGCGGCGCACCGCCTCGGGCTGGCAGCCCCTGTCGTGGAAGGAAGCCCTCGACGAGACGGCGAAGCGCCTGCACGCAGTGCAGCAGCAGCACGGCCGGGACGCGGTGGGCGTGTACGTGGGCAATCCCACCGTGCACAACCACGGCGCCATGCTCCTGCTGCCCTTCCTGCTGAAGGCGCTGCGCACGCGCAACAAGTTCTCGGCCACGTCGGTGGACCAGCTCCCCCACCACATCGCCTCCTACCTGATGTTCGGGCACCAGCTGCTCATCCCCATCCCGGACATCGACCGCACGCGCTTCATGCTCATCCTCGGGGCCAATCCGCTCGCCTCCAACGGCAGCCTGATGACGGCGCCGGGCACGCGCGGCCGGCTCAAGGCCATCCAGCAGCGCGGCGGCAAGGTGGTGGTGGTGGACCCGCGCCGCACGGAGACGGCCCGCATCGCGGACGAGCACCTCTTCATCCGCCCCGGCACCGACGCGCTCTGGCTCTTCTCGCTCCTGCACGTGCTGCTGGGCGCGGAGCCGAAGCTCGGGCGGCTCGCGGACTTCACCGACGGCCTGGCGCACGTGAAGGAGCTCGCGCGCGAGTTCACCCCCGAGCGCGCCGCGGTCCACACCGGCATCCCCGCGGACACCACGCGGCGGCTCGCGCTCGAGCTGGCCGCCTCGTCCTCCGCCGTCTGCTACGGCCGCGTGGGCGTGTCCACCCAGCCCTTCGGCGCGCTGTGCCAGTGGCTCATCAACGTCATCAACGTGGTGACGGGCAACATGGATCGCGAGGGCGGCGCCATGTTCACCCTGCCCGCCTTCGATCTGATCCACGGCCCCCGCCCCCTGACGGCTGGCCGCGGCAGCATGGGCCGCTTCAAGAGCCGCGTGCGCGGGCTGGCCGAGTTCTCCGGTGAGCTGCCCGTGTCCGTGCTCGGCGAGGAGATCCTCACCCCGGGCGAGGGGCAGATCCGCGCCCTGGTCACCTCGGCGGGCAACCCCGTGGTCTCCACCCCCAACGGCCGGCAGCTCGACCAGGCGTTCGCTTCGCTCGACTTCATGGTGAGCATCGACCCGTACATCAACGAGACGACCCGGCACGCGCACATCATCCTGCCGCCCGTCACGCAGCTCGAGCGCGGCCACTTCGATCTCATCTTCAACACGTTCGCGGTGCGCAACACCGTGAAGTACTCGGCGCCCCTCTTCACGCCGCCGCCGGGCGCGCTCCAGGACTGGGAGATCTTCCTGGAGCTCAAGCACCGCCTGGACTCGCTGCGCGGCGAGCCCCTGACGCGCGGCGAGCTGCCCTACCGGGCCCTCAAGGCGCTCGGCCCCGAGGGTATCCTCGACCTCGGCCTGCGCGGGGGGCCCTACGGCATGCGGCTGCGGCCCTGGCGCCGGGGACTGAGCCTCGCGAGCCTCAAGGCCGCGCCCCATGGGGTGGACCTGGGCCCCCTCGAGCCCTGCTTCCCCGAGCGACTCGCCACGCGCGGCCGCCGCCTCCAGCTCGCCCCCGAGCCGCTGGTGGCCGACGTGGACCGGCTGCGCCAGGCCTTCCCCGCCGCTCCCCCGGCCTCCGCTTCCCAGGACGCGCTGCTGCTCATCGGCCGGCGCCACGTGCGCGACAACAACTCGTGGATGCACAACGTGCCCAAGCTCGTCAGTGGCAAGCCGCGCTGCACGCTGATGGTGCACCCCGAGGACGCGCGGCGCCTCGGCCTCGAGGAGGGGCAGGAGGCCCTCGTCACCTCCCGCGTGGGCGAGGTCAAGGCCCCCGTGAACGTCACGGACGAGGTGATGCCCGGCGTGGTGAGCCTGCCTCACGGCTACGGCCACGCGCGCCAGGGCATCCAGATGCAGGTGGCCGGCGCACATGCCGGAGTCAGCATCAATGATGTCACTGATGATCAGGTTTTGGATGCAATCGGTGGAAACGCCGCATTCAGCGGGATTCAGGTGCGGGTTCAACCGTTACAATCGATGACCACGAACGTGCAACCGCGGCAATCCGCGATCGAGTGA
- a CDS encoding glutathione S-transferase family protein, with product MITLYQTPVAWGTPNLSPFCFKLEAYLRMVDLPYEVKLADLRYAPKGKAPYADIDGTVMGDSQFIIERLKKQYGDPLDSKLTPEQVAVGHAVRRMLEECTYWYIVYMRWVDEAGWLAYLPVAETMVPRVVGGQVPLSDLRQKMLQILHDQGTGRHAMDEVQELAKADIFSIATIMGNKSYLLSETPSSFDAVVYSFLVSIIANPVDTDLKQYTLSQTNLVRYCAKFKSRYFANWKPPEFKAA from the coding sequence ATGATTACCCTGTATCAAACCCCCGTCGCCTGGGGGACCCCGAACCTCAGCCCGTTCTGCTTCAAGCTGGAGGCCTACCTGCGCATGGTGGACCTGCCCTACGAGGTGAAGCTGGCGGATCTCCGCTACGCCCCCAAGGGCAAGGCGCCCTACGCCGACATCGACGGCACGGTGATGGGCGACTCCCAGTTCATCATCGAGCGGCTGAAGAAGCAGTATGGGGATCCGCTCGACTCGAAGCTGACGCCGGAGCAGGTGGCGGTGGGCCACGCGGTGCGGCGCATGCTGGAGGAGTGCACCTACTGGTACATCGTGTACATGCGCTGGGTGGACGAGGCCGGCTGGCTCGCCTATCTGCCCGTCGCCGAGACGATGGTGCCCCGCGTCGTGGGCGGACAGGTGCCGCTGTCGGATCTGCGCCAGAAGATGCTGCAGATCCTCCATGACCAGGGCACGGGACGCCACGCCATGGACGAGGTGCAGGAGCTGGCCAAGGCGGACATCTTCTCGATCGCGACGATCATGGGCAACAAGTCCTACCTGCTGAGCGAGACGCCCTCGTCGTTCGACGCGGTGGTGTACTCGTTCCTGGTGAGCATCATCGCCAACCCCGTGGACACGGACCTCAAGCAGTACACCCTGAGCCAGACGAACCTGGTGCGCTACTGCGCCAAGTTCAAGTCGCGCTACTTCGCCAACTGGAAGCCGCCCGAGTTCAAGGCCGCCTGA